From a single Brassica napus cultivar Da-Ae chromosome C9, Da-Ae, whole genome shotgun sequence genomic region:
- the LOC125592528 gene encoding uncharacterized protein LOC125592528, giving the protein MDYLFWQLPKEPDLNYFPRIMWTAEIEGVLWAEAQKDACINRGPLDVVGKALPHGIDKCYIDGAWKEHDPYTGQGWVYRKNGSTDTMMGAMSIRTSLSPLHAECEALIWAMECMKTLQVLEVVFATDCSQLVKMVSTPTEWPAFTTHMEEFLRCKEFFLNFTIQHIPRALNTLADKLARGDRTSPSAMVYVDSVSPRWLSDQRSS; this is encoded by the exons ATGGACTATCTTTTCTGGCAGTTACCCAAGGAACCAGACTTGAATTATTTTCCAAGGATAatgtg GACTGCGGAGATAGAAGGTGTCTTGTGGGCTGAAGCTCAGAAAGATGCGTGTATAAATCGTGGACCCCTAGATGTTGTAGGAAAAGCTCTGCCACATGGCATCGACAAGTGTTATATTGATGGAGCATGGAAAGAACATGATCCTTATACGGGACAAGGATGGGTCTATAGGAAAAATGGATCCACTGATACTATGATGGGTGCAATGTCTATCCGCACGAGTCTATCACCTTTACATGCTGAATGTGAAGCTTTGATATGGGCGatggagtgcatgaagaccctaCAAGTTTTAGAGGTGGTGTTTGCAACTGACtgctctcaattggtgaagatggtgtctacACCAACAGAATGGCCGGCGTTCACTACACATATGGAGGAGTTTCTGCGATGTAAGGAGTTCTTTCTCAACTTTACTATCCAACATATCCCAAGGGCGCTAAATACTCTGGCGGACAAGCTGGCACGAGGTGATAGGACTTCGCCATCtgctatggtttatgttgattCAGTTTCCCCGAGGTGGCTCTCGGACCAGAGATCTTCTTAG